AACATCAAAAACCAAGGTAATTATTCCTGTGCATCTTTTTGGCCTGTGTGCAAATATGGATGCAATTATGAGTATTGCAAAAAAACATGATTTGAAAGTAATTGAAGATAATGCTCAGGCAATAGGTGGGGATTACATTTCGCAAGGCGGAGAAAAGAAAAAGTCAGGAACACTTGGAGATATTGGATGTACATCATTTTTCCCTTCAAAAAACCTTGGCTGTTATGGTGATGGTGGTGCAATCTTTACAAATAGTGATGTACTTGCTGAAAAAATGAGAATCATTGTAAATCATGGTATGAAGGTTCGTTATTATCACGATATTATTGGTGTAAACTCTAGGCTTGACAGTATTCAGGCTGCTGTTTTAAAAGTTAAACTTAAGCATCTTGATGAATACGTAATTGAAAGACAACGAGTTGCAGATTTTTATGATAATGCCTTTAAAAATTGTAGTTCAATACAGATTCCTGTAAGAGTAGATTATTCAACACATGTTTTTCATCAATATACATTAGTTACAAAAAATATTAACAGAGATGAGCTAAAAGAATATTTGGATTCAAAGAATGTTCCTGCAATGATTTATTATCCTGTTCCTTTGCATTTACAAAAAGCTTATCAAGACCCAAGATATAAAGAGGGTGATTTTCCTGTAACCGAGCATCTTTCAAATACTGTTATTTCATTGCCAATGCATACTGAACTTGATGAAGAGCAATTAAATTTTATTTGTAATGGTGTTTTAAGTTTTGTTGATTAATTTTTATTTTGCAATTTTATAAAGAAAAAAAACTATGAACAAAAAAAACTATTTTGCACACGAAACCGCAGTTATTGATGATGGTTGTTTTATTGAGGACGGTGCTAAAATTTGGCATTTTTCACACATAATGAAAAATTGTAAAATTGGAAAAAAATGTAACATCGGTCAAAATGTTGTTGTTTTTCCTGATGTAATTCTTGGAAAAAATGTAAAAGTACAGAATA
The genomic region above belongs to Bacteroidota bacterium and contains:
- a CDS encoding DegT/DnrJ/EryC1/StrS family aminotransferase, with protein sequence MKEIRMVDLKGQYEKIKQDIDVEINKVISSTQFINGTAVKEFQKDLEAYLGIKHVIPCANGTDALQVAMMALDLKPGDEIITTSFTFIATAEVIALLGLTPVLVDVEPGTFNIDPNAIEKAITSKTKVIIPVHLFGLCANMDAIMSIAKKHDLKVIEDNAQAIGGDYISQGGEKKKSGTLGDIGCTSFFPSKNLGCYGDGGAIFTNSDVLAEKMRIIVNHGMKVRYYHDIIGVNSRLDSIQAAVLKVKLKHLDEYVIERQRVADFYDNAFKNCSSIQIPVRVDYSTHVFHQYTLVTKNINRDELKEYLDSKNVPAMIYYPVPLHLQKAYQDPRYKEGDFPVTEHLSNTVISLPMHTELDEEQLNFICNGVLSFVD